From a region of the Halomonas sp. HL-93 genome:
- a CDS encoding S-(hydroxymethyl)glutathione dehydrogenase/class III alcohol dehydrogenase, with amino-acid sequence MKSRAAVALEAGKPLELVEIDVEGPKAGEVLVKMAATSVCHTDAYTLSGADPEGNFPAVLGHEGAGVVQEIGEGVTSLKPGDHVIPLYTAECGQCKFCLSGKTNLCGSVRATQGKGVMPDGTSRFSLDGKMLHHYMGTSTFSEYTVLPEVSLAVVSKEAPMDKICLLGCGVTTGIGAVLNTAKVEPGSTIAVFGLGAIGLAVIQGAAMAKASKIIAIDVNPDKFELAKQFGATDFVNPKDYSDPIQQVIVDMTDGGVDYSFECIGNVNVMRSALECCHKGWGESIIIGVAGAGEEISTRPFQLVTGRVWKGSAFGGVKGRTELPGYVERYMNGELNIDDFITHDMPFEKINEAFDLLHAGKSIRTVLHY; translated from the coding sequence ATGAAGTCACGTGCTGCGGTAGCACTGGAAGCAGGCAAGCCCTTAGAGCTGGTCGAGATTGATGTGGAAGGCCCCAAGGCCGGCGAGGTGCTGGTTAAAATGGCGGCGACCAGCGTCTGCCATACGGATGCCTATACACTCTCCGGCGCGGACCCGGAAGGAAATTTTCCCGCCGTGCTGGGTCATGAAGGGGCCGGGGTGGTTCAAGAAATTGGTGAGGGTGTTACCAGCCTGAAACCCGGCGACCATGTGATTCCGCTTTATACCGCCGAATGTGGTCAGTGCAAATTTTGCCTATCGGGTAAAACCAACCTGTGCGGCAGCGTTCGCGCTACCCAGGGAAAAGGCGTGATGCCGGATGGTACGTCGCGCTTTTCACTTGACGGTAAGATGCTCCATCACTACATGGGCACCTCCACGTTTAGCGAATATACTGTACTGCCGGAAGTCTCCCTGGCGGTGGTTTCCAAGGAAGCGCCGATGGACAAGATCTGCCTGCTGGGCTGTGGGGTGACCACCGGTATTGGCGCAGTGCTCAATACCGCCAAGGTGGAACCCGGCTCGACGATCGCCGTCTTCGGTCTGGGCGCGATTGGCCTGGCGGTTATTCAGGGGGCGGCCATGGCCAAGGCGTCGAAGATCATCGCGATCGACGTCAACCCCGACAAATTCGAGCTGGCCAAGCAGTTCGGCGCCACGGATTTCGTCAACCCCAAAGACTACAGCGATCCGATTCAGCAAGTGATCGTCGATATGACCGACGGCGGGGTGGATTACTCGTTTGAGTGTATCGGCAACGTCAATGTCATGCGTTCCGCCCTGGAGTGCTGCCACAAAGGCTGGGGTGAGTCGATCATCATTGGTGTCGCCGGTGCCGGTGAAGAAATCTCCACGCGGCCGTTCCAGCTGGTCACCGGCCGGGTCTGGAAAGGGTCGGCGTTTGGTGGCGTAAAAGGTCGTACTGAACTGCCGGGTTACGTTGAGCGTTATATGAACGGTGAGCTCAATATCGACGACTTTATTACCCACGATATGCCGTTTGAGAAGATCAACGAGGCCTTCGACCTGCTGCACGCAGGCAAGAGTATTCGTACCGTACTGCATTACTGA
- the fghA gene encoding S-formylglutathione hydrolase, giving the protein MSMSETLELVSANRSFGGWHKRYRHYSRALDCDMVFAVYLPPQAEEERVPLLWWLSGLTCTDENFMQKAGAHRLAAELGIAIVCPDTSPRGTDLPGEHDSYDLGSGAGFYVNATQDSWKPHYRMYDYVIEELPSVVRQHFPVNGRESISGHSMGGHGALILALRHPGRFSSVSAFAPIVNPMNCPWGQKAFSSYLGDDPAKWRQYDACELVANGASRQRLFIDQGEADQFLEEQLKPERLEEVCEEHDHPLTLRRQPGYDHSYFFIASFIDDHLRYHADHLLKR; this is encoded by the coding sequence ATGAGCATGAGTGAAACCCTCGAGCTCGTCTCGGCCAACCGTAGTTTCGGCGGCTGGCATAAACGCTACCGGCACTACTCCCGTGCGCTGGACTGCGACATGGTGTTTGCGGTTTATTTACCGCCCCAGGCCGAAGAGGAACGCGTGCCGCTATTATGGTGGCTGTCGGGGCTTACCTGCACCGATGAAAACTTTATGCAGAAAGCCGGTGCGCATCGTTTGGCTGCGGAGTTGGGTATCGCCATTGTGTGCCCTGACACCAGTCCACGAGGTACTGATCTGCCCGGCGAGCATGACAGCTATGACCTTGGCTCTGGCGCGGGCTTTTACGTCAACGCCACCCAGGACTCATGGAAGCCGCACTACCGTATGTATGACTATGTGATCGAGGAACTGCCGTCGGTGGTCCGCCAGCATTTCCCGGTGAACGGTCGCGAATCGATCAGCGGTCACTCGATGGGCGGTCACGGCGCACTGATTTTGGCGCTGCGCCATCCGGGGCGCTTTAGCTCCGTATCGGCTTTTGCCCCGATTGTTAACCCCATGAATTGTCCGTGGGGACAGAAGGCGTTTTCCAGCTATTTAGGTGACGACCCAGCAAAATGGCGTCAATACGATGCCTGTGAGCTGGTGGCCAACGGCGCTTCGCGCCAACGGTTGTTTATCGACCAGGGGGAAGCCGACCAATTCCTTGAGGAGCAGCTTAAGCCTGAGCGATTGGAGGAGGTGTGTGAAGAGCACGATCACCCGCTCACCCTTAGGCGGCAACCAGGCTATGACCATAGCTACTTCTTTATTGCGTCCTTTATCGATGATCACCTGCGTTACCACGCTGATCACTTGTTAAAGCGATAA
- the mtgA gene encoding monofunctional biosynthetic peptidoglycan transglycosylase, giving the protein MLKRTLRRSAGLLWWWVWRGVFLFVVVSVSLVMLFRVVPPPGSMVMVERKIQSWVNSEPIQLQREWRSWSQLSDSAKVAVMAAEDQRFPHHHGFDIAELRRALQASREGGRLRGASTISQQTAKNVFLWTGRSWVRKGLEAWFTVLIELIWGKQRILEVYLNVAEWDTGVFGLEAAAQHYFGVSASGLTERQASLLAAILPSPLTRSAALPDPQVEQRSQWVRQQMRNLGGPEYLQHVAPDP; this is encoded by the coding sequence ATGTTGAAGCGCACGCTGCGTCGTTCGGCAGGCCTGCTATGGTGGTGGGTCTGGCGTGGTGTGTTTCTGTTTGTGGTGGTGTCGGTGAGCCTGGTGATGCTATTTCGCGTGGTGCCGCCACCAGGTTCTATGGTCATGGTGGAGCGTAAAATCCAGAGTTGGGTGAACAGTGAACCGATACAGCTGCAGCGGGAGTGGCGGAGTTGGTCACAACTTTCCGATTCGGCGAAGGTGGCGGTCATGGCCGCTGAAGACCAACGCTTTCCTCACCACCACGGCTTTGATATCGCCGAGCTACGCCGTGCCTTGCAAGCCAGCCGTGAAGGAGGGCGCTTGCGGGGGGCCAGTACTATCAGCCAACAAACGGCCAAAAATGTTTTCCTATGGACGGGCAGAAGCTGGGTGCGCAAAGGGCTTGAAGCGTGGTTTACGGTGCTTATCGAGCTGATTTGGGGTAAGCAGAGAATACTAGAGGTCTATCTGAACGTGGCCGAGTGGGATACCGGCGTGTTTGGGCTAGAGGCGGCCGCTCAGCACTATTTTGGCGTGTCAGCCAGTGGACTCACTGAGCGTCAGGCCAGTTTGCTTGCAGCGATTTTACCCAGTCCGTTAACGCGTAGCGCCGCGCTGCCTGACCCTCAGGTAGAGCAGCGTAGCCAATGGGTGCGCCAGCAGATGCGAAACTTAGGCGGGCCTGAGTATTTGCAGCACGTCGCCCCCGATCCTTAA
- a CDS encoding EAL domain-containing protein — protein METSEQHCARVNGRCNRCDNPVPFAFTMAFQPIVDVTARQVIYYEALVRGPNGESAGSILGQVTDDLLYRFDQECRIKAIELASALDMQARLSINFLPNAVYEPEACIQATLEASQRVGWPTERLNFEITETERVNDRQHMRNIIESYRAMGFTTSLDDFGNGYANLDLLTDLRPDTLKIDREIVMECDSDKRRQAILRSLVALAQTLGTQLVAEGVETREESRCLLTLGIPVQQGYYFARPQLEALPAIDAACFD, from the coding sequence ATGGAAACGTCTGAACAACATTGCGCCCGCGTGAATGGCCGCTGTAACCGTTGCGATAACCCGGTCCCCTTTGCCTTTACCATGGCCTTTCAACCCATTGTCGATGTCACAGCTCGGCAGGTCATTTATTACGAAGCGCTGGTTCGTGGTCCCAACGGAGAGTCGGCAGGGTCGATACTGGGCCAGGTTACCGATGATTTACTCTATCGGTTTGATCAAGAGTGCCGAATAAAGGCCATTGAACTGGCCAGCGCACTCGACATGCAAGCACGCCTGTCGATCAACTTTTTGCCTAACGCGGTCTACGAACCGGAAGCGTGTATTCAAGCCACGCTGGAAGCCTCACAACGGGTTGGTTGGCCTACCGAGCGGCTGAATTTTGAGATCACTGAGACAGAGCGGGTCAATGATCGGCAGCACATGCGTAACATTATCGAAAGTTATCGGGCGATGGGCTTTACCACATCGCTTGACGACTTCGGTAACGGCTATGCCAATCTGGATCTGCTCACCGATCTGCGCCCGGATACCCTGAAGATTGATCGAGAAATCGTTATGGAGTGCGATAGCGATAAACGGCGCCAGGCGATCCTACGCAGTTTAGTCGCCCTGGCACAGACGCTGGGCACTCAGCTGGTTGCTGAAGGCGTGGAGACTCGTGAGGAATCACGCTGCTTGCTGACGCTGGGCATACCGGTTCAGCAAGGCTACTACTTTGCCCGCCCCCAGCTTGAAGCACTACCGGCTATCGACGCTGCATGCTTTGATTAA
- a CDS encoding DMT family transporter: protein MPVLFVLLWSTGFIGAKFGLPYAEPFTFLFIRFALTVMLLTPLVWMLKISWPSSPALWTHIAISGLLVHGTYLGGVFYGIALGMPAGLASLLVGLQPLLTAACAGPLLGERLAKQQWLGLGLGLLGISAVLGSQLELGQSLFSGFGLGALLSVLAALMGISLGTLYQKRFCTRMPLLSGAVIQYLAAGGILGIGALLFETREVTWSLTFVLTLSWLVLILSIAAILLLMALIKRGEASRVASLFYLVPPVTALQAWWLFDERLSWIGLGGMLIAIVGVVLTVRKPAAKASPT, encoded by the coding sequence ATGCCAGTACTATTTGTATTGCTTTGGAGCACGGGGTTTATTGGCGCCAAATTTGGCCTTCCCTACGCGGAACCCTTCACCTTTTTATTTATCCGCTTTGCGCTGACGGTGATGCTGTTAACGCCACTGGTATGGATGCTAAAAATTTCCTGGCCTTCATCACCTGCGTTATGGACGCACATCGCTATTTCAGGCTTGCTTGTACATGGCACCTACTTAGGTGGCGTCTTTTATGGCATCGCCCTCGGTATGCCCGCGGGCCTGGCCTCATTACTAGTGGGCTTACAACCCCTGCTCACGGCAGCCTGTGCTGGCCCACTGCTGGGCGAGCGCCTGGCTAAGCAGCAATGGCTAGGATTAGGCCTGGGTTTGCTCGGCATTAGTGCCGTGCTGGGCAGCCAGTTGGAGCTGGGGCAGTCGTTATTCAGTGGCTTCGGCCTGGGCGCTTTGTTGAGCGTGCTGGCCGCTTTAATGGGCATTTCGCTGGGCACGCTTTACCAAAAACGCTTTTGCACGCGTATGCCACTGCTTTCGGGAGCCGTTATTCAATACCTTGCAGCGGGCGGGATCTTAGGCATCGGAGCATTGCTGTTTGAAACCCGTGAGGTTACTTGGTCGCTCACGTTTGTCTTGACGCTCAGCTGGTTAGTGCTGATTCTGTCGATAGCCGCTATTTTGCTATTGATGGCGTTAATCAAACGAGGTGAAGCATCGCGGGTTGCGAGCCTTTTTTACTTGGTGCCCCCCGTCACTGCGCTACAGGCATGGTGGCTATTCGATGAGCGACTTTCCTGGATAGGGCTTGGAGGGATGCTTATTGCCATTGTTGGTGTAGTGTTAACGGTACGCAAACCCGCTGCTAAAGCGTCACCCACATAA
- a CDS encoding DUF4168 domain-containing protein, giving the protein MQRMTALFSAALLATGLMTATAHAQQDQESTEDSMSTQQESAPAQDFSDEELEQFAEASQEIATISQDYTERLQEADDESAQEEVRTEANDRMIEVVEDSGLDVDTFNEIGQTIQQDPEMMERVQEMAES; this is encoded by the coding sequence ATGCAACGTATGACTGCTCTGTTCTCTGCCGCACTGCTCGCTACTGGCCTAATGACGGCCACTGCACACGCCCAGCAAGATCAAGAATCCACTGAGGATTCTATGTCTACGCAGCAAGAATCGGCGCCAGCTCAAGACTTCTCTGATGAAGAACTCGAGCAATTCGCTGAAGCTTCACAGGAAATCGCGACTATCTCGCAAGATTATACCGAGCGTCTTCAAGAAGCTGACGACGAGTCAGCCCAAGAGGAAGTTCGCACTGAAGCCAACGACCGCATGATCGAAGTGGTTGAAGATAGCGGCCTAGATGTTGATACCTTCAACGAGATTGGTCAAACCATTCAGCAAGATCCTGAAATGATGGAGCGTGTTCAGGAAATGGCTGAATCGTAA
- a CDS encoding DUF294 nucleotidyltransferase-like domain-containing protein has translation MDIELLEIRQHMGQFPPFDGLSDELLDEIASRVEVSYFKTGTEILTLNDTMTDLCYIRSGAVEVYRRQGELYNRLGEGDIFGHFNLLRNQKVRFPARAIEDTLLYFIPLDVFQKLCEEDDHFADFVELERPRLETAAEQQKKANDMMVTRIRKLVTRYPVMVEESTTVQQAAQQVSQSQASAVLVLKEGSTHPRYSFQDSEGHTWQVCGILTDSDFRTRIVAEGLSPQTPVGDVVSPRLITIQSDASIYEAMLTMLRNNVHHLPVLYRQRPMGVVHLSDIIRYETHSGLYLVSNIFHQSNVEGLARLAPDVSAAFVRMVQEGANSHMVGSALSTIGRSFTRRLLELAEESLGPPPVDYCFMVNGSMARNEQSIVTDQDNALILSDDFIPEEHDAYFKALATFVSDGLDACGYTYCKGDVMATNTQWRQPLSVWKSYFTDWIANPTPERLLHSSIFFDLDSLYGEDLFVEALQDLIAEQAPKSPLFLAAMARNALNRTPPLGFFRTFVMEKDGKHNNSINLKRRGTAPMVDLVRVHALACGSKAQNTFQRLDAIANTQLLATGMSDKLSYAFEFMCMSRLRHQMIDLQEERQPDNNIEPENVADSERHTLKDAFQVLNNAQKFLKFRYPVPANRAGR, from the coding sequence ATGGACATCGAGCTATTAGAAATACGCCAGCATATGGGGCAGTTTCCGCCCTTCGATGGGCTGTCAGACGAATTGCTGGACGAAATCGCCAGTCGGGTCGAAGTCAGCTACTTCAAAACCGGTACGGAAATTCTCACGCTCAACGACACAATGACCGACCTGTGCTATATCCGCAGCGGTGCGGTCGAGGTGTACCGGCGTCAGGGGGAGCTCTACAACCGGTTGGGTGAGGGCGATATCTTTGGCCACTTCAACCTGTTGCGCAACCAGAAAGTGCGTTTCCCTGCCCGGGCCATCGAAGACACTCTGCTTTATTTCATTCCCTTGGATGTCTTCCAAAAGCTGTGCGAAGAAGACGACCACTTTGCCGATTTCGTCGAGCTGGAACGACCGCGCCTGGAAACCGCCGCCGAGCAGCAAAAGAAAGCCAACGACATGATGGTCACCCGGATTCGCAAGCTGGTGACGCGCTATCCGGTGATGGTGGAAGAGTCCACTACGGTGCAGCAAGCGGCGCAGCAGGTCAGCCAGTCGCAGGCGTCGGCGGTATTGGTGCTCAAGGAGGGCAGCACCCATCCCCGCTACAGCTTTCAGGACAGCGAAGGGCACACCTGGCAGGTATGCGGCATCTTAACCGACAGCGATTTTCGTACCCGGATAGTGGCGGAAGGGCTCTCGCCGCAAACCCCGGTGGGAGACGTCGTATCGCCACGGCTGATCACAATCCAGTCGGACGCCTCCATTTATGAGGCGATGCTCACCATGCTGCGCAACAATGTTCACCATCTACCGGTGCTTTACCGTCAGCGGCCGATGGGAGTGGTGCACCTCTCCGATATTATCCGCTACGAAACCCACAGCGGACTTTACCTGGTGAGCAACATTTTTCACCAGTCGAACGTCGAGGGCCTGGCGCGTCTGGCACCGGATGTGAGCGCCGCCTTTGTCCGCATGGTTCAGGAAGGCGCCAACTCGCACATGGTGGGCAGTGCGCTGTCGACCATTGGGCGCAGCTTTACCCGTCGCCTGCTGGAGCTCGCCGAGGAATCGCTTGGCCCGCCGCCGGTTGATTATTGTTTCATGGTCAACGGGTCGATGGCGCGCAACGAGCAGAGCATCGTCACTGACCAGGACAACGCGCTGATACTCTCGGATGACTTTATTCCCGAGGAACACGACGCTTACTTCAAGGCGCTGGCAACCTTTGTCAGCGATGGCCTGGATGCCTGCGGCTATACCTATTGCAAAGGCGACGTCATGGCCACCAACACCCAGTGGCGGCAGCCGCTGAGCGTGTGGAAAAGCTATTTTACCGACTGGATTGCCAACCCGACTCCGGAAAGACTGCTGCATAGCTCGATCTTCTTTGATCTGGATAGTCTCTACGGCGAAGACCTGTTTGTGGAAGCGCTTCAGGACCTGATTGCCGAACAGGCACCCAAGTCGCCGCTCTTCCTGGCGGCCATGGCCCGTAATGCCCTGAATCGTACGCCGCCGCTGGGGTTTTTCCGCACCTTCGTGATGGAAAAGGATGGCAAGCATAATAATTCTATCAACCTGAAGCGTCGCGGCACGGCGCCTATGGTCGATTTGGTCCGGGTACATGCGTTGGCCTGCGGTTCCAAGGCGCAGAACACCTTTCAGCGGCTGGACGCGATTGCCAATACCCAGCTATTGGCGACCGGTATGAGCGACAAGCTGAGCTATGCTTTCGAGTTCATGTGCATGTCGCGGTTGCGCCACCAAATGATTGACCTTCAGGAAGAGCGCCAGCCTGACAATAATATCGAACCGGAGAACGTCGCTGATAGTGAAAGACACACACTCAAGGATGCTTTTCAGGTGCTTAACAATGCGCAAAAATTCCTGAAGTTCCGCTATCCGGTGCCGGCTAACCGAGCGGGACGCTAA
- a CDS encoding 3'-5' exonuclease, translating into MTFIRPRRKISQADWVAYMHKREPLAKDPAIQRFFATPMPSLDTPISDVPMVALDMETTGLDERRHAIVSIGLVPFSLDRIKLAERRYWVVKPPRPLDEASITFHHITHSEIAHAPDIEDILDPLLAALAGRIVVVHFRHIERPFLDAAIKARRGEGVMFPMIDTMSLEARLHRQKLWARFRRWLGRPPVSIRLDASRRRYGLPSYQGHHALVDALATAELLQAQIATHYEPTTPLGALWS; encoded by the coding sequence ATGACGTTTATTCGCCCGCGTCGAAAAATCAGCCAGGCCGACTGGGTGGCGTACATGCATAAGCGTGAGCCGTTGGCCAAGGACCCGGCCATTCAGCGCTTCTTTGCCACGCCGATGCCCAGCCTTGATACGCCAATTAGCGACGTGCCTATGGTCGCTCTGGATATGGAAACCACCGGGCTCGATGAGCGTCGCCATGCCATTGTTAGTATCGGATTGGTGCCGTTTTCGTTAGATCGCATTAAGCTGGCTGAGCGGCGCTATTGGGTAGTGAAGCCGCCGCGCCCTCTGGATGAAGCTTCCATTACCTTCCATCACATCACCCACTCTGAGATTGCCCACGCTCCGGATATCGAAGACATTCTCGACCCCTTGTTAGCGGCATTGGCAGGGCGGATTGTGGTCGTCCACTTCCGCCATATTGAGCGTCCTTTTTTGGATGCGGCTATTAAAGCGCGCCGCGGAGAGGGGGTTATGTTTCCGATGATCGACACAATGTCGCTTGAGGCGCGCCTGCACCGTCAGAAACTTTGGGCACGGTTTCGCCGCTGGTTAGGGCGCCCGCCGGTGTCCATCCGGCTTGATGCCAGCCGGCGTCGCTATGGACTGCCGAGCTATCAAGGCCACCACGCGCTGGTCGACGCCCTGGCAACGGCCGAGTTGCTCCAGGCGCAGATCGCCACCCACTACGAGCCCACGACGCCATTGGGGGCGCTGTGGAGCTGA
- a CDS encoding BCCT family transporter has protein sequence MDNKPQDQSPDDKAPSEGIPAPEGPANLIDTDYVIGQDNITTTTMGVNLDLHGKVFTISSVVILLFVILTLALQDTIAPVYDAVFGFLTGNLAWFFILAANIFVILCIGLIFSPLGKIRIGGADAKPDFTYMGWFSMLFAAGMGIGLMFYGVNEPLTHFGTSLDGDSWAPLAGAEGDEAGAATLGMAATIFHWGLHPWAIYSVVALSLALFAFNKGLPLSMRSVFYPILGERVWGWPGHVIDILAVFATLFGLTTSLGLGATQAAAGLSYLFGAPETDVTMILLIIGITMIAICSVMAGVDKGVQLLSKINIALAALLLFFVIAVGPTMLIATGFFENLVNYATHLPALSNPFGREDANFSQGWTAFYWAWWISWSPYVGMFIARVSRGRTVREFLISVMLVPSTVSVLWMTTFGGTAIDQYVSQGIESVRDAGLDLQLFMMLEQLPLSQITSFLAIVLVIVFFVTSSDSGSLVIDSITAGGKVDAPKPQRLFWAIIEGALAIALLLGGGLTALQTMAVSTGFPFTFILLVACYAIIKGLMSEPKAV, from the coding sequence GTGGATAACAAACCGCAAGACCAATCGCCAGATGACAAGGCCCCCTCGGAAGGTATTCCCGCCCCAGAGGGGCCTGCCAACCTGATCGATACCGATTACGTTATCGGCCAGGACAACATCACCACCACAACGATGGGCGTGAACCTCGACCTGCATGGCAAGGTTTTCACGATTTCCTCCGTCGTCATACTGCTCTTCGTGATCCTCACGCTGGCCCTGCAAGACACCATTGCGCCAGTTTATGACGCCGTCTTTGGCTTTCTAACCGGCAATCTTGCCTGGTTTTTTATTCTGGCAGCCAACATTTTCGTCATTCTGTGTATCGGCCTGATTTTCTCTCCATTGGGTAAAATCCGTATCGGTGGGGCTGACGCCAAACCCGACTTTACGTATATGGGCTGGTTCTCGATGCTGTTCGCGGCAGGCATGGGCATTGGCCTGATGTTCTATGGCGTGAATGAACCGCTGACCCATTTTGGCACTTCCCTGGACGGCGACAGTTGGGCGCCGCTGGCCGGTGCTGAAGGCGACGAGGCCGGGGCAGCAACGCTTGGCATGGCCGCAACCATCTTTCACTGGGGCTTGCACCCTTGGGCCATTTATTCCGTAGTGGCATTGTCATTGGCGCTATTCGCCTTTAACAAGGGACTCCCCCTTTCCATGCGCTCGGTGTTTTATCCCATCCTGGGTGAGCGTGTGTGGGGTTGGCCCGGCCACGTGATCGATATCCTGGCCGTGTTTGCCACGCTGTTTGGCCTGACCACGTCGCTGGGTCTGGGCGCGACGCAGGCGGCCGCCGGTTTGAGCTACCTTTTCGGCGCGCCGGAAACCGACGTGACCATGATTCTACTGATCATTGGCATCACGATGATTGCGATTTGCTCCGTCATGGCAGGTGTCGATAAAGGCGTTCAGCTACTGTCCAAAATCAACATTGCCCTTGCGGCATTACTGTTGTTCTTTGTCATTGCCGTGGGCCCGACCATGTTGATCGCGACCGGCTTCTTCGAGAATCTGGTCAACTACGCCACGCATTTACCGGCACTTTCCAACCCATTTGGCCGCGAAGACGCCAACTTCAGCCAAGGCTGGACGGCCTTCTACTGGGCCTGGTGGATTTCCTGGTCGCCGTACGTCGGCATGTTTATCGCCCGCGTTTCGCGCGGCCGCACCGTACGCGAATTTCTCATCTCTGTCATGCTGGTGCCCTCGACGGTATCGGTACTGTGGATGACCACCTTTGGTGGCACGGCAATTGATCAGTACGTTAGCCAGGGTATTGAGTCCGTCCGCGATGCGGGTCTCGACCTGCAGTTGTTCATGATGCTCGAACAGTTGCCGCTATCGCAGATCACCTCATTCCTTGCCATTGTGCTGGTCATCGTGTTCTTCGTGACGTCTTCTGACTCGGGTTCGCTGGTGATCGATTCAATTACCGCTGGCGGTAAAGTCGACGCGCCGAAGCCACAGCGTTTGTTCTGGGCGATTATCGAAGGCGCTCTCGCCATTGCGCTGCTGTTGGGGGGTGGCCTTACTGCCCTGCAAACCATGGCCGTCTCGACCGGCTTCCCGTTCACGTTCATCCTGTTGGTGGCCTGCTATGCCATCATCAAGGGCTTGATGAGCGAGCCAAAAGCGGTCTAA
- a CDS encoding universal stress protein: protein MFNNIMVPVDLAHLDTLEPALSIVADMAKQYDAQITYVSVTANTPTSVARTPQEYEQKLDAFAQERHQVHGQPVSIKVYSSTDPIANVDDLLVKAIDEIGADLVIMATHLPRHLDIVMPSHGGKVATHTDASVFLLRVTQ from the coding sequence GTGTTTAATAACATTATGGTACCCGTAGACCTTGCCCATCTGGATACGCTTGAACCTGCGTTAAGCATTGTGGCGGACATGGCCAAACAATATGACGCACAGATCACCTATGTCAGCGTTACGGCCAATACCCCCACCAGCGTCGCTCGCACCCCGCAGGAATATGAGCAAAAGCTCGACGCTTTTGCCCAGGAGCGCCATCAGGTGCATGGTCAGCCGGTCAGCATAAAGGTCTATAGCTCGACCGACCCGATTGCCAATGTTGACGACTTGCTAGTCAAGGCTATCGATGAAATTGGTGCAGACCTGGTCATAATGGCGACGCATTTACCACGCCACCTGGACATTGTGATGCCCTCTCATGGTGGCAAGGTAGCCACGCACACTGACGCGTCTGTCTTCCTCCTTCGTGTGACCCAGTAA
- a CDS encoding glycine betaine ABC transporter substrate-binding protein, with translation MKTSMLNHRIRLASLALASSAGLAAGGMVQADDKGTVNLAYVEWSSEVASTNVVRAVLEQAGYEVDMTSLSAAAMFQALSTGDTDAIVAAWLPTTHEDYMESVGDNVEDLGPNLDGTKLGLVVPEDSDIDSIADLNDNADDFNDEIIGIDPGAGLMSLTEEVMDTYDLELQLRSGSDATMVAALSNAMENDEDVVVTGWTPHWMFSRWDLKYLEDPENVYGGAEQIHTVVRDGLEDDMAEAYAILDAFEWTPEQMGEVMLMNQEEDSDPYENAKQWVEDNQDVVEEWLEG, from the coding sequence ATGAAAACTAGTATGTTGAATCACCGCATCCGTCTCGCCTCGTTGGCACTCGCTTCCAGCGCTGGCCTTGCCGCTGGCGGCATGGTTCAGGCCGACGACAAAGGCACCGTTAACTTGGCTTATGTCGAGTGGTCGTCTGAAGTCGCATCCACTAACGTCGTTCGCGCTGTGCTTGAGCAAGCGGGCTACGAGGTCGACATGACCTCACTGTCTGCCGCCGCCATGTTTCAGGCCCTTTCCACCGGCGATACCGACGCCATCGTAGCCGCTTGGCTACCAACCACCCATGAAGATTACATGGAAAGTGTCGGCGACAACGTTGAAGACCTTGGCCCCAACCTTGACGGCACCAAGCTGGGCCTCGTGGTTCCTGAAGATAGCGATATTGATTCCATCGCCGATCTTAACGACAACGCCGACGACTTTAACGACGAGATTATCGGTATTGATCCTGGTGCGGGCCTGATGTCCCTCACTGAAGAGGTCATGGATACCTATGATCTTGAACTACAGCTACGCAGCGGTAGCGACGCTACCATGGTCGCGGCACTTAGCAACGCTATGGAAAACGATGAGGATGTCGTCGTTACTGGCTGGACCCCCCATTGGATGTTCTCGCGTTGGGATCTGAAGTATTTGGAAGACCCCGAGAACGTATACGGTGGCGCGGAGCAAATTCACACCGTCGTCCGTGATGGCCTGGAAGATGACATGGCAGAAGCCTATGCCATTCTTGATGCGTTTGAGTGGACGCCTGAGCAAATGGGCGAAGTCATGCTCATGAACCAGGAAGAAGACAGCGACCCTTATGAAAATGCTAAACAGTGGGTCGAAGATAACCAGGACGTGGTCGAGGAGTGGCTCGAGGGCTGA